One segment of Geomonas ferrireducens DNA contains the following:
- a CDS encoding IPT/TIG domain-containing protein: MLRTLTITLLVLLASLTAAIAQQAPVPTPSSRLQPLSVLSILPAQGEPGATVTLNGTGFTTATTVAMGARDIPAAAVGSRIITFELPDLPPGAYALFLKREDGATTRPFNFVLLAQKPVISTLSPDTVTACATGREREVLVNGTNFRNGTRVLLDGAAVSTRIISPTSLAFSAPALAAGMHQVQVRNPGDATSGAAALFIDAKPEIAGVSIGREFVNYYELVVTGRNFQQTSVLVVDGKRLSTGKQLVGEREQLVYGGCNQMVYQRFPYDPTPKQITLQVVNQNGEESPLFTISAP; the protein is encoded by the coding sequence ATGCTCCGCACGCTTACCATCACCCTGCTGGTGCTCCTCGCTTCTCTCACCGCGGCAATCGCGCAGCAAGCGCCGGTTCCGACTCCGTCATCGCGGCTCCAGCCCCTGAGCGTGCTCAGCATCCTGCCGGCCCAAGGGGAGCCCGGTGCCACGGTGACCCTGAACGGCACCGGCTTCACCACGGCAACGACGGTGGCCATGGGGGCGCGGGACATCCCCGCCGCAGCAGTCGGGAGCCGGATCATCACCTTCGAGCTCCCCGACCTTCCTCCAGGCGCCTATGCCCTCTTCCTGAAGCGGGAAGACGGCGCCACCACGCGTCCGTTCAACTTCGTGCTGCTTGCCCAGAAGCCGGTCATCTCCACCCTCTCCCCCGACACGGTGACCGCCTGCGCCACCGGCCGTGAGCGCGAGGTGCTCGTGAACGGCACGAACTTCCGCAACGGCACCCGCGTCCTGCTCGACGGGGCGGCCGTCAGCACCCGCATCATCTCCCCCACTTCCCTCGCCTTCTCCGCCCCCGCGCTTGCCGCGGGGATGCACCAGGTGCAGGTGAGAAACCCGGGCGACGCCACCTCCGGCGCAGCCGCGCTATTCATCGATGCGAAGCCGGAAATCGCCGGCGTCTCCATCGGCAGGGAGTTCGTGAATTATTACGAGCTGGTCGTGACGGGACGGAATTTCCAGCAGACATCGGTGCTGGTAGTGGACGGCAAGAGGCTTTCGACAGGGAAACAGTTGGTGGGTGAGCGTGAGCAGCTCGTCTACGGCGGGTGCAACCAGATGGTCTACCAGAGGTTCCCTTACGACCCGACCCCCAAGCAGATCACCCTGCAGGTGGTGAACCAAAACGGCGAGGAAAGCCCTCTTTTCACCATCAGTGCCCCCTGA
- the lptG gene encoding LPS export ABC transporter permease LptG: MRILTRYVAKAYVRMLGLCIGSFVTIYLVVDFMEKISRFSRAGASWQHMGLYFLLKVPEMLSDAAPLAVLMATLLTLGAFSLSSELTAMRSCGVSLARISAPILSIAILVSVLVLLLGEFVIPKSYAKRSYIQEVLIMKKAEKAYFRQHNIWHREGTTVLRASLFEPAQNQLKGVTIWEVQPKTGLPLRRTDGASGQLGPKGWVLNDVVTRDIVAGEVVHTGKIPQLVVPLKLKPADLKVLGKYSDSMTLRELNRYCKKIQAGGYDATRYITQFHSRISLPFGCAVMAFLGIPFALRGGRSSGIAFGIGLSIGLGFLYVIVNSVIISVGQVGLLPPIVAAWATNFIFFAAGGWLSLTIDN, encoded by the coding sequence ATGAGGATACTTACCCGCTACGTCGCAAAGGCGTACGTGAGGATGCTGGGGCTTTGCATCGGCTCTTTCGTCACCATCTACCTCGTGGTCGACTTCATGGAGAAGATCTCCCGCTTTTCCCGTGCCGGTGCCTCGTGGCAACACATGGGGCTGTACTTTTTGCTGAAAGTCCCGGAGATGCTGAGCGACGCGGCCCCTTTGGCCGTGCTCATGGCCACCCTGCTCACCTTGGGCGCCTTCTCGCTCAGCTCCGAGCTCACCGCCATGCGTAGCTGCGGCGTGAGCCTCGCTCGCATCAGCGCCCCCATACTTTCCATAGCCATTTTGGTGAGCGTGCTGGTGCTGCTGCTGGGAGAGTTCGTCATCCCAAAGAGCTACGCAAAGCGGAGCTACATCCAGGAGGTGCTGATCATGAAGAAGGCGGAAAAGGCCTACTTCAGGCAGCACAACATATGGCACCGCGAGGGGACCACCGTGCTCAGGGCGAGCCTCTTCGAGCCGGCGCAGAACCAGCTGAAGGGGGTCACCATCTGGGAGGTCCAGCCCAAGACAGGCCTGCCGCTCAGGCGCACCGACGGAGCGAGCGGACAGCTCGGGCCGAAGGGGTGGGTGCTGAACGACGTGGTGACGCGCGACATCGTGGCGGGAGAGGTGGTACATACCGGAAAGATCCCGCAGCTCGTCGTGCCGCTCAAGCTGAAGCCCGCGGACCTCAAGGTGCTCGGCAAGTACTCCGACAGCATGACGCTCAGGGAGCTGAACCGCTACTGCAAGAAGATCCAGGCGGGTGGGTACGACGCCACCCGCTACATCACCCAGTTCCACAGCAGGATCTCGCTCCCTTTCGGCTGCGCGGTGATGGCCTTTCTCGGCATCCCCTTCGCGCTGCGCGGGGGGCGCTCGAGCGGCATTGCCTTCGGCATCGGCCTCTCCATCGGCTTAGGCTTTCTCTACGTAATCGTGAACTCGGTGATCATCTCGGTCGGGCAGGTCGGCCTGCTCCCACCGATCGTCGCAGCCTGGGCCACCAACTTCATCTTCTTCGCCGCCGGCGGATGGTTGTCGCTGACCATTGACAACTAG
- the lptF gene encoding LPS export ABC transporter permease LptF, giving the protein MKKTLYRYIFNEIPPPFLVGMVTFTFVLLMGRFLKLAEMVVEKGVPFTDVLRMVSYLLPSFWLFTIPMALLLSILLAFGRLSGDSEVTAMKSCGISLYGLLPPPLLFSAFASLLCMWVTVYAVPWGNSSFKALMLEIAQSSAGISIKEKVFNNAFPDMVIYADTLDAKAQNMAGVIVHDERDPKTPTTIFAESGALYSDPKTHSMEFQLKNGSIHRTEDKGGYRMVQFQEYVLRVALTDTAPKGPKKASEMTIDELLHPPKGADKKEVLARSLELHSRLALPFSCIVFTFMGVPLGIQNRRSGKASGFSLSIGVILCYYVALSAFDTLGERGILPPLLSGWGPNLLFLAAGVYLFMKTAAEEPLPLTGLYPQMKELVRARFGKGGKR; this is encoded by the coding sequence ATGAAAAAGACCCTGTACCGCTACATTTTCAACGAGATACCGCCCCCTTTCCTGGTCGGCATGGTGACCTTCACCTTCGTGCTGCTCATGGGGCGTTTTCTTAAACTCGCCGAGATGGTGGTCGAGAAGGGTGTCCCCTTCACCGACGTACTGCGCATGGTGAGCTATCTGCTTCCGTCCTTCTGGCTCTTCACCATTCCGATGGCTCTGCTCCTTTCCATCCTCCTCGCTTTCGGCCGCCTGTCCGGCGACAGTGAGGTGACCGCCATGAAGAGCTGCGGCATCAGCCTTTACGGCCTGCTTCCCCCGCCGCTGCTGTTCTCCGCCTTCGCGAGCCTGCTTTGCATGTGGGTCACCGTGTACGCCGTCCCCTGGGGGAACAGCTCCTTCAAGGCGCTCATGCTGGAGATCGCCCAGAGCAGCGCCGGCATCTCCATCAAGGAGAAGGTCTTCAACAACGCCTTCCCGGACATGGTGATCTACGCCGACACCCTGGACGCCAAGGCCCAGAACATGGCGGGCGTGATCGTCCACGACGAGCGGGACCCGAAAACCCCCACCACCATCTTCGCCGAAAGCGGCGCGCTCTATTCCGACCCCAAAACCCATTCGATGGAATTCCAGCTCAAAAACGGTTCCATCCACCGCACCGAGGACAAGGGGGGGTACCGGATGGTGCAGTTCCAGGAGTACGTGCTTCGGGTGGCGCTGACGGACACGGCCCCGAAAGGGCCCAAGAAGGCAAGCGAGATGACCATCGACGAGTTGCTCCACCCGCCGAAGGGTGCCGACAAAAAGGAGGTGCTGGCGCGCAGCCTCGAGTTGCACAGCCGGCTGGCGCTCCCTTTCTCCTGCATCGTCTTCACCTTCATGGGGGTGCCGCTCGGGATCCAGAACCGCCGCTCGGGGAAGGCCTCCGGTTTCTCGCTCAGCATAGGGGTGATCCTCTGCTACTACGTCGCCCTCTCGGCCTTCGACACTTTGGGTGAGCGCGGCATCCTGCCGCCGCTTCTCTCCGGCTGGGGCCCGAACCTCCTGTTCCTCGCCGCGGGGGTATATCTCTTCATGAAAACAGCCGCCGAGGAACCGCTTCCGCTGACCGGCCTCTACCCGCAAATGAAGGAGCTCGTGCGGGCCCGCTTCGGCAAGGGGGGCAAGCGATGA
- a CDS encoding Crp/Fnr family transcriptional regulator has protein sequence MENKDIIRKALLFSGLEDEYLVEVADIAVRRPFAKGETLFTEGEKAEGFYLLASGALKLCKISPDGREKVLHMVHPVETFAEAAFFGDGKYPAEARGVERGEVIFFPRGAFMGLLERNPRFAMNLIASLSLLLRRFARQIEELSFADAPSRLASYLLDLAARKSTSYQGKTYLELDMRKGELASRLGTVSETLSRTFKKMKDEGVIELDGNKVTIMQMEKLRMIAGK, from the coding sequence ATGGAAAACAAGGACATCATAAGGAAAGCGCTGCTTTTTTCGGGACTGGAGGACGAGTACCTCGTCGAAGTCGCCGACATCGCCGTCAGACGTCCCTTCGCCAAGGGGGAAACCCTTTTCACCGAGGGGGAAAAGGCTGAAGGTTTTTACCTACTCGCCTCCGGGGCGCTGAAGCTCTGCAAGATTTCGCCGGACGGCCGCGAGAAGGTGCTGCACATGGTGCACCCGGTGGAGACCTTCGCCGAGGCCGCCTTCTTCGGTGACGGCAAATACCCGGCCGAGGCCCGCGGCGTCGAGAGGGGAGAGGTCATCTTCTTCCCCAGGGGCGCCTTCATGGGGCTTTTGGAGCGTAACCCGCGCTTCGCGATGAACCTGATCGCCTCGCTGTCGCTCCTGCTGCGCCGCTTTGCCCGCCAGATCGAGGAGCTCTCCTTCGCCGACGCCCCATCGCGCCTGGCCTCCTACCTGCTCGATCTCGCCGCGCGTAAGAGCACGAGCTATCAGGGTAAGACCTATCTGGAGCTCGACATGCGCAAGGGGGAGCTCGCTTCCCGCCTCGGCACGGTGAGCGAAACGCTCTCCCGCACCTTCAAGAAGATGAAGGACGAGGGGGTCATCGAGCTGGACGGCAACAAGGTGACCATCATGCAGATGGAAAAGTTGAGGATGATAGCGGGGAAATAA
- a CDS encoding sensor histidine kinase translates to MDWECCWSRDHIEADHCPYVGEGEEDLLSSQRRRIVEKCVECPRFKNDLARMKGAGYPLSDVLPYILTEFQEQKAQMGAMLSFLNSRTREIKFLREVGLVLQNSIDLDEVLSIAMTAITAGKGFGMNRAFLLMTDKERRNIRGYLGVGPRDYEEAWRTWEDISRSNFTLRQLARDFQKTKLTSEKVKFHDILQQLTVPLADQGHIFNRALRGKKPILVENALNNPDLDRGLARILGVDTFLVMPLISRNRRIGVIIADNCITHKPITLQDMQSLETFAFPVAFALERASLYERLQEEVAKQKAANLKLREQQELIVKMEKMALVGKITSSIAHSIRNPLMVIGGFARTLLKGSSADDEKRSYLESIVRETRQLEEVLSEVLDYSESLFPVTDYWDLNELVVKAMGELEGVMNGAGVACRMELAPDLPVVRIDYKQISYCLKTITTTALSAMELGGELHVESLKDGDAVLLRVTDDGKPLSETAQVALTTPFFQTQELGEGVGLSLCKSILERQGNTLTITSRPGGGNTYSIRLLTKKENI, encoded by the coding sequence TTGGATTGGGAATGCTGTTGGAGTAGGGACCATATTGAGGCCGATCATTGCCCGTATGTGGGCGAGGGGGAGGAGGATCTCCTTTCCTCCCAGCGCCGCAGGATCGTAGAGAAATGCGTAGAGTGCCCCCGCTTCAAGAACGACCTGGCCCGGATGAAGGGCGCAGGTTATCCGCTTTCGGATGTACTCCCCTACATACTGACCGAGTTCCAGGAGCAGAAGGCCCAGATGGGGGCCATGCTGAGCTTTCTCAACAGCAGGACCCGTGAGATCAAGTTCCTGCGCGAGGTCGGCCTCGTACTGCAGAATTCCATAGACCTGGACGAGGTTCTTTCCATCGCCATGACGGCGATCACGGCGGGGAAGGGGTTCGGGATGAACCGGGCCTTCCTCCTGATGACGGACAAGGAGCGGCGCAACATCCGCGGCTACCTGGGGGTCGGCCCGCGCGACTACGAGGAGGCGTGGCGCACCTGGGAGGACATAAGCCGCAGCAATTTCACCCTGAGGCAGCTAGCGCGCGACTTCCAGAAGACGAAGCTCACCTCGGAGAAGGTGAAGTTCCACGATATCCTGCAGCAGCTCACCGTCCCCCTGGCCGACCAGGGGCACATCTTCAACCGCGCCCTGCGCGGCAAGAAGCCGATTCTGGTGGAGAACGCCCTGAACAACCCCGACCTCGACCGGGGTCTCGCCCGCATCCTGGGCGTCGACACCTTCCTGGTCATGCCGCTCATCTCCAGAAACCGCCGCATCGGCGTGATCATCGCCGACAACTGCATCACCCACAAACCGATCACCCTGCAGGACATGCAGTCGCTGGAGACCTTTGCCTTTCCGGTTGCCTTCGCCCTCGAGCGCGCCTCTCTGTACGAGCGGCTCCAGGAGGAGGTGGCCAAGCAGAAGGCGGCGAATCTGAAGCTCAGGGAACAGCAGGAACTGATCGTTAAGATGGAGAAGATGGCGCTGGTCGGCAAGATCACCTCCAGCATCGCCCACTCGATAAGAAACCCGCTCATGGTGATCGGCGGCTTCGCCCGCACCCTGCTGAAGGGGAGCAGCGCCGACGACGAGAAACGGAGCTACCTCGAATCGATCGTGCGCGAAACCCGGCAGCTCGAGGAGGTCTTAAGCGAGGTGCTCGACTACTCGGAGTCGCTCTTCCCGGTCACCGATTACTGGGATCTGAACGAACTTGTTGTGAAGGCGATGGGGGAACTGGAGGGGGTGATGAACGGGGCAGGGGTCGCCTGCCGCATGGAACTCGCCCCCGACCTCCCCGTGGTGCGCATCGATTACAAGCAGATAAGCTACTGCTTGAAAACCATCACCACCACCGCCCTCTCTGCCATGGAGCTTGGGGGGGAGCTTCACGTGGAGAGCCTCAAGGACGGGGACGCGGTGCTGCTGCGCGTGACCGACGACGGCAAGCCCCTAAGCGAGACGGCACAGGTGGCACTCACCACTCCGTTTTTCCAGACCCAGGAGCTCGGCGAGGGGGTCGGCCTTTCCCTTTGCAAATCGATCCTGGAACGGCAGGGAAACACCCTCACCATAACGAGCCGTCCCGGCGGCGGAAACACATACAGCATCAGGCTTTTGACGAAAAAGGAGAACATCTGA
- a CDS encoding response regulator has product MAKLLVVDDEANIRLLYAAELSDEGYDVVTAGSALEAVEKLESESFDLAVIDIKLKNESGIELLQRIVKERHTVPVILCTAFSCYKDDFSAWLADGYVVKSSDLQELKDEIARVLAKRQKAAYT; this is encoded by the coding sequence ATGGCGAAACTGTTGGTTGTGGATGACGAGGCGAACATAAGGCTTCTGTACGCCGCGGAACTTAGCGACGAGGGATACGATGTGGTAACCGCCGGCAGTGCGCTCGAGGCGGTGGAGAAGCTGGAGTCGGAGAGCTTCGACCTCGCGGTGATAGATATCAAGCTGAAAAACGAAAGCGGCATCGAGCTTTTGCAACGCATCGTCAAGGAGCGTCACACCGTTCCGGTGATCCTTTGCACCGCCTTTTCCTGCTACAAGGACGACTTCTCGGCCTGGCTCGCAGACGGTTACGTAGTCAAGTCGAGCGACCTCCAGGAGCTGAAGGACGAGATCGCCCGCGTCCTCGCCAAGAGGCAGAAGGCGGCCTACACCTGA
- a CDS encoding mannose-1-phosphate guanyltransferase, with protein sequence MKAVIMAGGFGTRMQPLTCNIPKPMVPLMNRPIMLHIVELLKKYGVTDLVMLLYHQPSVIKNFFRDGADLGVRITYVTPLEDMGTAGAVKCAEKYLDERFLIISGDLLTDFNLQKVIDFHESSKALATITLTSVKDPLQFGVVITDKEKRITQFLEKPGWGEVISDTINTGIYVLEPEIFKFIPEGENFDFSQDLFPLLLKKKSPLFGFPVKGYWRDIGNTDSYREAHHDILKGKVGVKVDEPRREMAGVDLRVGSDVRLSEGTVVEGTVVVGDNSQVQGGAEIKDSVIGRNCIVEAGVKLTRAVIWDNVYIKKGAKINDCVVCNNVSVGAATIMEEGGVIADDTSIGEESYIKRDVKIWPRKVIEGGSTVTGNLIWGERWKKSLFEGEMIKGLTNIELTPEFVAKLGCAYGTSLPKGSHVLVGRDATLSSRMLKRSFLGGILSAGVNVRDIRMVSLPILRYKLRTFGEVGGVHFRQSLEDPATTEIVFLDADGLDFSSSMGKNIERIFYKENFRRAHHMEPGGITELPQVMDFYREGFFRGLEQQIIKSATPKVVIDFNHSPAGQILPQILNDLGCEVIGLNTYLDEQRGSKTVDVKPNSLQQLAKIVVTLEAKAGFWLDPTAEEVVLVDETGRIYQPEEYLSLMTALMLKSGARGAFAIPVSAPSVIEQLAQENGCSVRRTKSMDRSMIEAAISPEVVMAGSMAGRFAFPRFQAAFDGMFTIAKTIELATAAGVPISRVLKEVPKSSFLQGRVPCVWEKKGGIMRKMSEDSLEKEASFLDGIKVSFGQDWVLVLPDQYQPVIHVVAEAKDPRTAQRLLEDYMKKVEHWKKELAL encoded by the coding sequence ATGAAGGCAGTCATCATGGCGGGCGGCTTCGGCACCCGCATGCAGCCGCTCACCTGCAACATCCCCAAACCGATGGTTCCGCTTATGAACCGCCCCATCATGCTGCACATCGTCGAGCTTTTGAAGAAGTACGGGGTGACCGATCTCGTCATGCTTCTTTATCACCAGCCGAGCGTCATCAAGAACTTCTTCCGTGACGGCGCGGACCTGGGGGTCCGCATCACCTACGTCACGCCGCTCGAGGACATGGGGACGGCCGGTGCGGTGAAGTGCGCCGAGAAGTACCTGGACGAGCGCTTCCTCATCATCAGCGGCGACCTTTTGACCGACTTCAACCTCCAGAAGGTGATCGACTTCCACGAGAGCAGCAAGGCCCTCGCCACCATCACCCTCACCTCGGTCAAGGACCCGCTGCAGTTCGGCGTGGTGATTACGGACAAGGAGAAGCGCATCACCCAGTTCCTCGAGAAGCCGGGGTGGGGCGAGGTGATCTCGGACACCATCAACACCGGGATCTACGTGCTCGAACCCGAGATCTTCAAGTTCATCCCCGAGGGGGAGAACTTCGACTTCTCGCAGGACCTCTTCCCGCTACTTTTGAAGAAGAAGTCCCCCCTGTTCGGCTTCCCGGTGAAGGGGTACTGGCGCGACATCGGCAACACCGACTCCTACCGCGAGGCGCACCACGACATTCTCAAGGGTAAGGTCGGGGTGAAGGTGGACGAGCCCAGGCGCGAGATGGCGGGGGTGGACCTGCGGGTCGGCTCCGACGTCAGGCTCAGCGAGGGGACCGTTGTGGAGGGGACCGTCGTCGTGGGGGACAACTCCCAGGTGCAGGGGGGGGCGGAGATCAAGGATTCGGTCATCGGCCGCAACTGCATCGTCGAGGCGGGGGTGAAGCTGACCCGGGCCGTGATCTGGGACAACGTCTACATAAAGAAGGGGGCCAAGATCAACGACTGCGTGGTCTGCAACAACGTGAGCGTCGGGGCGGCCACCATCATGGAAGAGGGGGGGGTGATCGCGGACGACACCTCGATAGGGGAGGAGAGCTACATAAAGCGGGACGTGAAGATCTGGCCCCGGAAGGTGATCGAGGGGGGCTCCACCGTGACCGGCAACCTCATCTGGGGTGAGCGCTGGAAGAAGTCGCTCTTCGAGGGGGAGATGATCAAGGGGCTCACCAACATCGAGCTCACCCCGGAGTTCGTCGCCAAGCTCGGCTGCGCCTACGGCACGTCGCTGCCCAAGGGGAGCCACGTTCTCGTCGGGCGCGACGCGACCCTCTCTTCCCGCATGCTGAAGAGGAGCTTCCTCGGGGGGATCCTCTCCGCGGGGGTCAACGTGCGCGACATCAGGATGGTGTCGCTTCCCATCCTGCGCTACAAGCTGCGCACCTTCGGCGAGGTGGGGGGGGTGCACTTCCGGCAGTCACTCGAGGACCCGGCCACCACCGAGATCGTCTTTCTCGACGCCGACGGCCTCGACTTCTCCTCATCCATGGGCAAGAACATCGAGCGCATCTTCTACAAGGAGAACTTCCGGCGTGCCCACCACATGGAGCCGGGGGGGATCACCGAACTCCCGCAGGTGATGGACTTCTACCGCGAGGGTTTCTTCCGCGGCCTCGAGCAGCAGATCATCAAGAGCGCGACCCCCAAGGTGGTGATCGATTTCAACCACTCGCCGGCCGGCCAGATCCTCCCGCAGATCCTGAACGATCTTGGGTGCGAGGTGATCGGGCTCAACACCTACTTGGACGAGCAGCGCGGCTCGAAGACGGTGGACGTGAAGCCGAACAGCCTGCAGCAGCTCGCGAAGATCGTTGTCACCCTCGAGGCGAAGGCGGGTTTCTGGCTCGACCCGACCGCCGAGGAGGTGGTGCTGGTGGACGAGACCGGGAGGATCTACCAGCCCGAGGAGTACTTAAGCCTCATGACCGCGCTCATGCTGAAAAGCGGCGCCCGGGGCGCCTTCGCGATTCCCGTGTCCGCCCCCTCGGTGATCGAGCAACTGGCCCAGGAAAACGGCTGCTCGGTGCGCCGCACGAAAAGCATGGACCGCTCCATGATCGAGGCGGCCATATCCCCCGAGGTGGTGATGGCCGGCTCCATGGCCGGGCGCTTTGCCTTCCCCAGGTTCCAGGCGGCCTTCGACGGCATGTTCACCATCGCGAAGACCATCGAGCTTGCCACGGCCGCCGGGGTTCCCATCTCCCGGGTGCTGAAGGAGGTGCCGAAAAGCTCCTTTCTGCAGGGGCGGGTTCCCTGCGTCTGGGAGAAGAAGGGGGGGATCATGCGCAAGATGAGCGAGGACAGCCTGGAGAAAGAGGCTTCCTTCCTCGACGGCATCAAGGTCTCCTTCGGTCAGGACTGGGTGCTCGTCCTGCCGGACCAGTACCAGCCGGTGATCCACGTGGTAGCCGAGGCGAAGGATCCAAGGACGGCGCAGCGGCTTCTGGAGGATTACATGAAGAAGGTCGAGCACTGGAAAAAGGAGCTGGCCCTGTAG